One genomic segment of Ricinus communis isolate WT05 ecotype wild-type chromosome 5, ASM1957865v1, whole genome shotgun sequence includes these proteins:
- the LOC8276028 gene encoding FACT complex subunit SSRP1, with amino-acid sequence MTDGHLFNNISLGGRGGTNPGQLKLHSGGILWKKQGGGKAVEVDKADIAGLTWMKVPRTNQLGVRIKDGLFYKFTGFRDQDHANLTSFFQSNCGITLEEKQLSVSGRNWGEVDLNGNMLTFLVGSKQAFEVSLADVSQTQMQGKNDVILEFHVDDTTGANEKDSLMEISFHIPSNNTQFVGDENHPPAQVFRDKIMSMADVNPGGEEAVVTFDGVAILTPRGRYSVELHLSFLRLQGQANDFKIQYSSVVRLFLLPKSNQPHTFVIVTLDPPIRKGQTLYPHIVLQFDTDFVVQSTLTMNEDLLSTKYKDKLEPSYKGLIHEVFTTILRGLSGAKVTKPGKFRSCQDGYAVKSSLKAEDGLLYPLEKSFFFLPKPPTLILHEEIDYVEFERHATGSSNMHYFDLLIRLKTEQEHLFRNIQRNEYHNLFDFISGKGLKIMNLGDMKTTNGVAAVLQNDDDDAVDPHLERIKNEAGDESDEEDSDFVADKDDGGSPTDDSGEEDSDGSLSGDGTEKHVRKESTKEPSSSKAAPKKRSKDGNDDGKKKKQKKKKDPNAPKKAMSGFMFFSQMERENVKKSNPGIAFGDVGKILGDKWKKLSAEEKEPYEAKARADKKRYKEEVSGYKNPQPMDIDSGNESDSE; translated from the exons ATGACAGACGGTCACCTCTTCAACAATATCTCTCTCGGAGGCCGTGGCGGCACT AATCCCGGGCAACTTAAATTACATTCTGGGGGGATCCTATGGAAGAAGCAGGGCGGTGGTAAAGCAGTGGAAGTCGATAAAGCTGATATTGCAGGACTGACATGGATGAAGGTTCCGAGGACAAACCAACTTGGTGTTCGAATCAAAGATGGATTATTCTACAAATTCACTGGATTCCGAGACCAG GACCATGCAAACTTGACTAGCTTTTTCCAAAGCAATTGTGGAATAACACTAGAAGAGAAACAGCTTTCAGTCAGTGGCCGTAACTGGGGAGAGGTTGATTTAAATG GAAATATGCTTACCTTTTTGGTTGGTTCAAAGCAAGCATTTGAGGTATCTTTAGCAGATGTCTCACAAACacaaatgcaaggaaaaaATGACGTCATTTTGGAGTTTCATGTGGATGATACAACTGGAGCTAATGAG AAGGATTCATTGATGGAGATAAGTTTTCATATACCTAGTAACAATACCCAATTTGTTGGTGATGAAAATCACCCTCCTGCCCAG GTTTTCCGAGACAAAATAATGTCAATGGCAGATGTTAATCCTGGAGGTGAAGAAGCTGTCGTTACATTTGATGGTGTTGCAATTCTCACACCCAG GGGTCGTTACAGTGTCGAACTTCATCTGTCATTCTTGCGGCTCCAAGGACAGGCCAATGATTTCAAAATTCAGTACAGCAGTGTTGTTCGGCTTTTTTTGCTACCAAAG TCTAACCAGCCGCATACCTTTGTTATTGTAACTCTTGATCCACCCATTCGTAAGGGGCAAACTTTGTATCCACACATTGTCTTACAG TTTGATACCGACTTTGTGGTCCAGAGCACTTTGACAATGAATGAAGACCTTTTGAGCACAAAGTACAAGGACAAGTTAGAACCATCATATAAA GGACTCATCCATGAAGTGTTCACAACAATATTGCGTGGCTTGTCTGGTGCTAAAGTAACTAAGCCAGGAAAATTCCGTAGCTGTCAAGATGGTTATGCTGTGAAGTCATCGTTGAAAGCTGAAGACGGCCTCTTATATCCACTTGAGAaaagtttcttcttcttaccCAAACCTCCAACCCTCATTCTGCATGAGGAG ATTGACTATGTTGAATTCGAGAGGCATGCAACAGGTAGCTCGAATATGCATTACTTTGATCTTCTTATAAGACTCAAAACGGAGCAAGAGCATCTATTCCGCAATATCCAGAGAAATGAATACCACAATCTTTTTGACTTCATCAG TGGGAAGGGCTTGAAAATTATGAACCTGGGTGATATGAAAACCACAAATGGAGTGGCTGCTGTTCTCCagaatgatgatgatgatgcagTTGACCCACATCTCGAGCGCATTAAGAATGAAGCTGGAGATGAGAGTGATGAAGAG GATTCAGATTTTGTTGCTGACAAAGATGATGGAGGTTCTCCTACCGACGATTCTGGGGAGGAAGATTCTGATGGTAGTTTAAGTGGAGATGGAACAGAG AAGCATGTGAGGAAGGAATCTACAAAGGAGCCATCATCCTCTAAGGCAGCTCCTAAGAAGAGATCCAAAGATGGAAATGATGATggtaagaagaaaaaacagaagaagaagaaggatccAAATGCACCAAAGAAGGCGATGTCTGGTTTCATGTTCTTTTCGCAGATGGAGAGGGAG AATGTTAAGAAAAGTAATCCTGGCATTGCTTTTGGGGATGTTGGAAAAATACTCGGGGACAAGTGGAAAAAGCTGTCAG CGGAGGAGAAAGAACCGTATGAAGCAAAGGCGCGAGCAGATAAAAAACGCTATAAAGAGGAAGTTAGTGGCTACAAGAACCCGCAACCAATGGATATAGACTCAGGAAATGAGTCTGATAGTGAATAG
- the LOC8276027 gene encoding pectate lyase — MEVEKLVVIFVLAFASIIPILNADIGYYDEVWKKRAEEAKKNMMDAYVANPLEVTTEFNNQTNEGKEKNGTVGSGKGEVNTTSSFSEAENTNDDNNEENEDDNDEWNETKGNFTKEFEKETNSTRRNLRQGKRLYKGPCHTTNPIDRCWRCRKNWAKNRKRLARCALGFGRRTTGGKAGKFYVVTDNTDANVVDPKPGTLRHAVIQKAPLWIYFARDMNIKLQKELIINNDKTIDGRGANVHIAYGAGITIQFVKNVIIHGLHIHHISAASGGMIRDSIDHFGIRTNSDGDGISIFGSTNVWIDHVSMSRCQDGLIDAIQGSTGITISNSHFTHHNDVILLGASDSFSGDQFMQVTVAFNHFGQGLVQRMPRCRWGFFHVVNNDYTNWLLYAIGGSMHPTIISQGNRFIAPDNQYLKEVTKRDYATEAEWKKWTWRSEGDLLMNGAFFVQSGDPKLKVKPSKKYLIKAKPGIYATRLTRFAGALNCIPGRKC; from the exons ATGGAGGTGGAAAAGCTAGTGGTGATCTTTGTCTTGGCTTTTGCCTCCATCATTCCAATCTTGAATGCAGATATTGGGTATTATGATGAGGTATGGAAGAAACGAGCTGAGGAAGCTAAGAAGAATATGATGGATGCCTATGTAGCCAACCCTTTAGAAGTCACCACGGAATTCAACAATCAAACAAATGA GGGCAAGGAAAAGAATGGAACTGTGGGCTCTGGTAAGGGAGAAGTCAATACTACAAGCTCTTTTAGCGAAGCAGAAAACAcaaatgatgataataatgagGAAAATGAAGATGATAATGATGAGTGGAATGAGACAAAGGGAAACTTCACTAAGGAGTTTGAAAAGGAAACGAATAGCACAAGGAGAAACCTGAGGCAAGGGAAGAGACTCTACAAAGGTCCATGTCACACAACCAACCCGATTGACCGATGCTGGAGGTGCAGAAAGAACTGGgctaaaaacagaaaaaggcTAGCAAGATGTGCACTTGGCTTCGGTCGGAGAACTACCGGAGGAAAAGCTGGAAAATTCTATGTAGTTACTGATAATACAGATGCCAACGTGGTGGATCCTAAACCAGGAACTTTACGCCATGCTGTGATTCAAAAAGCACCGTTGTGGATTTATTTTGCCCGCGACATGAACATCAAGTTGCAAAAGGAgctaattattaataatgataagaCAATTGATGGGCGTGGAGCTAATGTGCATATTGCTTATGGTGCTGGTATTACTATACAGTTTGTCAAAAATGTCATTATTCATGGACTACATATTCATCACATTTCAGCTGCTAGCGGTGGCATGATTAGAGACTCAATTGATCATTTTGGCATCAGGACTAACAGTGATGGTGATGGTATTTCCATCTTTGGTTCAACAAATGTTTGGATTGATCATGTTTCTATGTCTCGCTGCCAAGATGGGCTTATTGATGCTATTCAAGGATCCACTGGTATCACCATTTCAAATTCTCACTTCACCCACCATAATGAT GTGATCTTGTTGGGTGCAAGTGATAGTTTCTCAGGTGATCAATTCATGCAAGTAACAGTTGCATTCAATCATTTCGGTCAAGGACTAGTGCAAAGAATGCCAAGATGCAGGTGGGGTTTCTTTCATGTTGTTAACAATGACTACACCAACTGGTTACTGTACGCCATTGGTGGCAGCATGCATCCTACCATTATTAGTCAGGGCAACAGATTTATTGCCCCAGACAATCAATATCTCAAAGAG GTGACGAAAAGAGATTACGCCACAGAAGCTGAATGGAAGAAGTGGACATGGAGATCAGAGGGTGATCTACTGATGAATGGAGCATTTTTTGTTCAATCTGGGGATCCTAAACTGAAGGTGAAACCAAGCAAGAAGTACCTTATCAAAGCTAAGCCTGGAATTTATGCTACTAGGCTGACACGTTTTGCGGGGGCCCTGAACTGCATTCCAGGCAGAAAATGTTAG
- the LOC8276026 gene encoding auxin efflux carrier component 8: MISLADVYHVVASTVPLYFSMLLAYISMKWWRLFTPNQCAGINMFVAKFSIPLLSFQVISNNNPYKMNLKLIFADFLQKLLAALVLLAITKISSRGRLNWIITGLSLSTLPNTLILGIPLLKAMYGAEAEALSQIVVLQSLVWYNLLLFLFELNATYAAPVAPSSETTGDQEAPQEAQSKEEEDETNTSTTRRAKTMVILLTVGKKLLRNPNFHATLLGLIWASVHFRWDVKLPDIVDKSIRILSTGGLGMAMFSLGLFMASRPNIIACGVRMAVLSMSMKFISGPAIMAVAALAVRARGTVFKVAIVQAALPQGIVPFVFAKEYNIHPDILSTGVIFGMLIALPIALAYYSLLAL; this comes from the exons ATGATTTCTTTAGCAGATGTCTACCATGTGGTGGCTTCAACAGTTCCGTTATATTTCTCCATGTTATTGGCTTACATCTCTATGAAATGGTGGAGACTCTTTACACCAAATCAGTGTGCAGGCATAAACATGTTTGTTGCTAAATTTTCAATTCCACTGTTATCATTTCAAGTTATCTCCAACAACAACCCCTACAAAATGAACCTCAAACTTATATTTGCTGACTTTCTTCAAAAACTATTAGCTGCTTTAGTACTCTTAGCAATCACCAAGATCAGCTCTAGAGGAAGGTTGAATTGGATCATCACTGGTCTCTCTCTGTCAACATTGCCTAACACTTTGATATTGGGAATCCCACTTTTGAAGGCTATGTATGGGGCTGAAGCAGAGGCACTTTCACAGATAGTTGTCTTACAAAGCTTAGTTTGGTATAATTTGTTGCTGTTCCTGTTTGAGCTAAATGCAACCTATGCAGCTCCAGTGGCACCATCTTCAGAAACTACAG GAGACCAGGAGGCCCCTCAAGAAGCACAATCAAAGGAGGAAGAAGATGAAACAAATACAAGTACAACAAGGAGAGCAAAAACCATGGTCATTCTCTTGACAGTGGGGAAGAAGCTGCTGAGAAATCCCAATTTCCATGCAACTCTGCTGGGTCTGATATGGGCAAGCGTACACTTCAG GTGGGATGTAAAACTGCCAGACATTGTTGATAAATCTATACGGATATTGTCAACAGGAGGGCTCGGTATGGCAATGTTCAGCTTAG GCCTGTTCATGGCATCACGCCCCAATATAATAGCATGTGGCGTTCGAATGGCAGTGCTATCTATGTCAATGAAATTCATTTCAGGCCCTGCTATAATGGCAGTTGCTGCCCTTGCGGTTAGAGCAAGGGGCACAGTGTTCAAAGTGGCCATTGTGCag GCAGCTCTACCTCAGGGGATTGTTCCATTTGTCTTTGCTAAAGAATACAACATTCATCCAGACATATTGAGCACAGG GGTAATTTTTGGCATGCTCATTGCACTGCCAATAGCTTTGGCCTACTACTCCCTATTAGCATTATGA
- the LOC8276025 gene encoding mitochondrial outer membrane protein porin of 34 kDa yields MGKGPGLYTEIGKKARDLLYKDYQTDQKFTITTYSPTGVAITSTGVKKGELFLADVNTQLKQKNVTTDIKVDTDSNLFTTTTVDELAPGLKTILSCKLPDQRSGKLEIQYLHDYAAVSSSVGLAPNPTVNFSGVIGTNVVSLGTELSFDTKSGNFTKCNAGFSYSNADLIASLTLNDKGDSLKASYYQIVNPVHAVGAEVSHSFSTNENTITLGSQHALDPLTTMKTRVNNFGKASALFQHEWRPKSFITVSAEVDTKAIESNPKIGLALALKP; encoded by the exons ATGGGAAAGGGTCCTGGTCTCTACACTGAAATCGGCAAGAAAGCTAGAG ATCTATTATACAAGGATTATCAGACTGATCAGAAGTTTACTATCACTACATACTCTCCTACTGGTGTT GCCATTACTTCTACAGGTGTAAAGAAAGGTGAGCTGTTTCTGGCTGATGTCAATACTCAGCTGAAGCAGAAGAATGTCACAACTGATATCAAAGTCGACACAGACTCCAAT CTCTTTACAACCACTACAGTTGATGAACTTGCTCCTGGCCTGAAGACTATTTTGAGCTGCAAACTTCCAGATCAGAGGTCTGGCAAG CTGGAGATTCAATATCTGCATGACTATGCTGCTGTAAGTTCGAGTGTTGGATTAGCACCTAATCCTACTGTTAACTTCTCTGGTGTGATTGGAACCAATGTTGTCTCACTTGGTACGGAACTGTCATTTGACACGAAATCTGGGAACTTCACAAAATGCAATGCTGGATTTAGCTACTCAAATGCAGACCTGATTGCTTCATTGACTCT GAATGACAAGGGTGATTCTCTGAAGGCATCCTATTACCAAATTGTGAACCCTGTTCATGCTGTTGGTGCAGAGGTGAGCCATAGCTTCTCCACCAATGAAAACACCATAACTCTCGGTTCCCAGCATGCATTGGATCCACTGACCACAATGAAGACACGAGTGAACAACTTTGGCAAGGCAAGTGCTCTGTTTCAGCATGAGTGGCGACCTAAGTCATTCATCACTGTTTCTGCAGAGGTGGATACCAAGGCTATTGAATCAAATCCCAAGATTGGATTGGCTCTTGCTCTTAAGCCATGA
- the LOC8276024 gene encoding hypersensitive-induced reaction 1 protein — protein sequence MGNLFCCITVDQSTVSIKERFGKFDEVLDPGCHCMPWILGSQLAGHLSLRLQQLDVRCETKTKDNVFVNVVASVQYRALADKASDAFYKLSNTRTQIQAYVFDVIRASVPKLNLDDVFEQKNEIAKAVEEELEKAMSAYGYEIVQTLIVDIEPDEHVKRAMNEINAAARLRVAANEKAEAEKIVQIKKAEGEAEAKYLSGVGIARQRQAIVDGLRDSVLGFSVNVPGTTAKDVLDMVLITQYFDTMKEIGATSKSSAVFIPHGPGAVNDVATQIRDGLLQATSNR from the exons ATGGGGAACCTATTCTGCTGCATTACCGTTGACCAATCAACGGTTTCCATCAAGGAAAGGTTTGGAAAATTTGATGAAGTACTTGATCCTGGATGCCACTGCATGCCTTGGATCCTCGGAAGTCAGCTTGCTGGCCATCTCTCTCTTCGATTGCAGCAGTTGGATGTTCGTTGCGAGACCAAGACAAAG GATAATGTATTTGTCAACGTTGTTGCATCAGTTCAATACCGTGCTCTTGCGGATAAAGCAAGCGATGCTTTctacaaacttagcaataccAGAACTCAAATCCAAGCTTATGTCTTTGATG TGATCAGGGCAAGTGTTCCAAAGCTAAACTTGGATGATGTTTTCGAGCAGAAGAACGAAATAGCAAAAGCTGTTGAAGAGGAGCTTGAGAAG GCTATGTCAGCTTATGGATATGAAATCGTCCAGACTCTCATTGTTGATATAGAACCCGATGAGCATGTGAAAAGAGCCATGAATGAAATAAATGCTG CTGCAAGATTGAGGGTAGCAGCTAATGAGAAAGCTGAAGCGGAGAAGATAGTTCAGATTAAGAAAGCGGAGGGTGAGGCTGAAGCCAAATACCTATCAGGAGTGGGTATCGCCAGGCAGCGCCAGGCAATTGTGGATGGTCTAAGAGACAGTGTGCTTGGTTTCTCTGTTAATGTGCCAGGAACCACAGCAAAGGATGTTTTGGACATGGTCCTCATCACTCAGTATTTTGACACCATGAAGGAGATTGGTGCTACCAGTAAATCCTCAGCAGTTTTTATCCCTCATGGACCTGGAGCCGTCAATGACGTTGCCACCCAAATTCGAGATGGGTTGCTTCAGGCAACTTCTAACCGGTAA
- the LOC8276023 gene encoding serine/threonine-protein kinase PBL34 isoform X2: MGLGPDSLKVKNLEDKSKKKKNKKDEEEKEIGCWPKLRLIGGCMPSRSKVDNSLSGTTAQYVESKSTEEKSKDQPVVPVISSTTTSNGESASSTPKFSEELKLASQLRIFTFNDLKLATRNFRPESLLGEGGFGCVFKGWIEENGTAPVKPGTGLTVAVKTLNHDGLQGHKEWLAEVSFLGNLLHPNLVKLIGYCIEDDQRLLVYEFMPRGSLENHLFRRSLPLPWSIRMKIALGAAKGLAFLHEEAERSVIYRDFKTSNILLDADYNAKLSDFGLAKDGPESGKTHVSTRVMGTYGYAAPEYVMTGHLTSKSDVYSFGVVLLEMLTGRRSMDKNRPNGEHNLVEWARPHFGDRRRFYRLLDPRLEGHFSIKGAQKAIQLASQCLSRDPKARPRMSEVVETLKPLPNLKDMASSSYYFQTMQADRNKSNMHTKNGIRTQAGFVTRNGQPLRSLSSLSDTRASPYNQPYQSPKPNGKKS; encoded by the exons ATGGGTCTGGGTCCTGATTCTTTAAAGGTAAAGAATTTGGAAGAtaaatcaaagaagaagaagaataagaaagatGAGGAGGAGAAGGAGATTGGTTGTTGGCCTAAATTACGGTTGATAGGAGGATGCATGCCTTCAAGATCAAAAGTTGATAACTCTCTTAGTGGCACTACTGCTCAGTATG TGGAAAGTAAATCTACTGAGGAGAAGAGCAAAGACCAACCAGTTGTTCCAGTAATATCCTCTACAACCACTAGTAATGGAGAAAGTGCCTCATCTACTCCAAAATTCAGCGAAGAACTGAAGCTTGCTTCGCAGCTACGGATATTCACATTCAATGACCTTAAATTGGCAACTAGGAATTTCAGGCCTGAGAGTCTTCTTGGGGAGGGTGGTTTTGGTTGTGTCTTCAAAGGTTGGATAGAGGAGAATGGAACTGCTCCAGTGAAACCTGGCACAGGGCTTACTGTTGCTGTGAAAACACTCAACCACGATGGACTTCAGGGTCATAAGGAGTGGCTT GCTGAAGTTAGTTTTCTGGGAAATCTTCTGCATCCCAATTTGGTTAAATTGATTGGTTATTGTATTGAAGATGATCAGAGGTTGCTCGTATATGAGTTTATGCCAAGAGGAAGCTTGGAGAATCACCTTTTCAGAA GGTCCTTGCCTCTTCCATGGTCTATTAGAATGAAGATTGCACTTGGTGCCGCAAAGGGTCTTGCCTTTCTTCATGAAGAGGCTGAAAGATCAGTGATATATCGTGATTTTAAAACATCAAATATCTTATTAGATGCG GATTACAATGCCAAACTCTCTGATTTTGGACTGGCCAAAGATGGTCCTGAGAGTGGTAAAACTCACGTATCTACTCGAGTAATGGGAACATATGGCTATGCTGCTCCAGAGTATGTGATGACTG GACATTTGACCTCAAAGAGTGATGTCTATAGTTTTGGAGTAGTTTTGCTTGAAATGTTGACTGGCCGAAGATCCATGGACAAGAACCGGCCAAATGGGGAGCACAACCTTGTAGAATGGGCAAGACCGCATTTTGGAGATAGGAGAAGATTCTACCGGTTATTAGACCCTCGTCTCGAAGGCCACTTTTCAATCAAAGGTGCTCAGAAAGCTATACAGTTGGCTTCCCAGTGTCTTAGCCGGGACCCCAAAGCCAGACCCCGAATGAGTGAAGTTGTTGAAACGCTAAAGCCTTTGCCTAACTTGAAGGATATGGCGAGCTCTTCCTATTATTTCCAAACCATGCAAGCCGATCGTAACAAGTCAAATATGCATACTAAAAATGGCATCAGAACACAGGCAGGATTTGTAACAAGGAATGGGCAGCCATTAAGGAGCTTATCCAGTCTAAGTGATACTCGGGCTTCTCCATACAACCAGCCTTACCAGTCACCAAAACCTAATGGGAAAAAATCATAG
- the LOC8276023 gene encoding serine/threonine-protein kinase PBL34 isoform X1 — MGLGPDSLKVKNLEDKSKKKKNKKDEEEKEIGCWPKLRLIGGCMPSRSKVDNSLSGTTAQYVESKSTEEKSKDQPVVPVISSTTTSNGESASSTPKFSEELKLASQLRIFTFNDLKLATRNFRPESLLGEGGFGCVFKGWIEENGTAPVKPGTGLTVAVKTLNHDGLQGHKEWLAEVSFLGNLLHPNLVKLIGYCIEDDQRLLVYEFMPRGSLENHLFRKGSLPLPWSIRMKIALGAAKGLAFLHEEAERSVIYRDFKTSNILLDADYNAKLSDFGLAKDGPESGKTHVSTRVMGTYGYAAPEYVMTGHLTSKSDVYSFGVVLLEMLTGRRSMDKNRPNGEHNLVEWARPHFGDRRRFYRLLDPRLEGHFSIKGAQKAIQLASQCLSRDPKARPRMSEVVETLKPLPNLKDMASSSYYFQTMQADRNKSNMHTKNGIRTQAGFVTRNGQPLRSLSSLSDTRASPYNQPYQSPKPNGKKS; from the exons ATGGGTCTGGGTCCTGATTCTTTAAAGGTAAAGAATTTGGAAGAtaaatcaaagaagaagaagaataagaaagatGAGGAGGAGAAGGAGATTGGTTGTTGGCCTAAATTACGGTTGATAGGAGGATGCATGCCTTCAAGATCAAAAGTTGATAACTCTCTTAGTGGCACTACTGCTCAGTATG TGGAAAGTAAATCTACTGAGGAGAAGAGCAAAGACCAACCAGTTGTTCCAGTAATATCCTCTACAACCACTAGTAATGGAGAAAGTGCCTCATCTACTCCAAAATTCAGCGAAGAACTGAAGCTTGCTTCGCAGCTACGGATATTCACATTCAATGACCTTAAATTGGCAACTAGGAATTTCAGGCCTGAGAGTCTTCTTGGGGAGGGTGGTTTTGGTTGTGTCTTCAAAGGTTGGATAGAGGAGAATGGAACTGCTCCAGTGAAACCTGGCACAGGGCTTACTGTTGCTGTGAAAACACTCAACCACGATGGACTTCAGGGTCATAAGGAGTGGCTT GCTGAAGTTAGTTTTCTGGGAAATCTTCTGCATCCCAATTTGGTTAAATTGATTGGTTATTGTATTGAAGATGATCAGAGGTTGCTCGTATATGAGTTTATGCCAAGAGGAAGCTTGGAGAATCACCTTTTCAGAA AAGGGTCCTTGCCTCTTCCATGGTCTATTAGAATGAAGATTGCACTTGGTGCCGCAAAGGGTCTTGCCTTTCTTCATGAAGAGGCTGAAAGATCAGTGATATATCGTGATTTTAAAACATCAAATATCTTATTAGATGCG GATTACAATGCCAAACTCTCTGATTTTGGACTGGCCAAAGATGGTCCTGAGAGTGGTAAAACTCACGTATCTACTCGAGTAATGGGAACATATGGCTATGCTGCTCCAGAGTATGTGATGACTG GACATTTGACCTCAAAGAGTGATGTCTATAGTTTTGGAGTAGTTTTGCTTGAAATGTTGACTGGCCGAAGATCCATGGACAAGAACCGGCCAAATGGGGAGCACAACCTTGTAGAATGGGCAAGACCGCATTTTGGAGATAGGAGAAGATTCTACCGGTTATTAGACCCTCGTCTCGAAGGCCACTTTTCAATCAAAGGTGCTCAGAAAGCTATACAGTTGGCTTCCCAGTGTCTTAGCCGGGACCCCAAAGCCAGACCCCGAATGAGTGAAGTTGTTGAAACGCTAAAGCCTTTGCCTAACTTGAAGGATATGGCGAGCTCTTCCTATTATTTCCAAACCATGCAAGCCGATCGTAACAAGTCAAATATGCATACTAAAAATGGCATCAGAACACAGGCAGGATTTGTAACAAGGAATGGGCAGCCATTAAGGAGCTTATCCAGTCTAAGTGATACTCGGGCTTCTCCATACAACCAGCCTTACCAGTCACCAAAACCTAATGGGAAAAAATCATAG
- the LOC8276022 gene encoding protein CLP1 homolog: MHRWNNSTTNQTFLDTRNDHTNRIAIFGVSDLQAMTAASTMKQVKLERESELRIEVANDTPLRLRLLNGTAEIFGTELPPEMWLTFPPRLKFAVFTWYGATIEMDGTTETDYTADETPMVSYVNVHAVLEGRRNRAKASSSDSSQGPRVIVVGPTDSGKSTLSRMLVSWAAKQGWKPTFLDLDIGQGSITCPGCIAATPIELPIDPVEGISLEMPLVYFYGHTTPSQNVELYKALVKELAQILERQFTGNAESRAAGMVINTMGWIEGVGYELILHAIDTFSANVVLVLGQEKLFSMLRDVLRSKPNVDVVKLQKSGGVVSRSSKVRQKSRSYRIREYFYGISNDLSPHSNVANFSDLSVYRIGGGPQAPRSALPIGADPVADPLRVAAVNIDRDLLHVVLAVSYAQDPDKIVSSNVAGFIYITDIDLQRRKITYLTPTAGKLPSNNLIMGTLTWLET; encoded by the exons ATGCATCGGTGGAATAACAGTACTACCAATCAAACCTTCTTGGATACACGGAACGATCACACGAATCGAATTGCTATATTCGGCGTTTCGGATCTACAAG CCATGACAGCAGCCTCAACGATGAAGCAAGTAaaattagagagagagagtgagcTAAGAATCGAAGTAGCCAACGATACGCCGCTTCGCCTGAGACTACTAAACGGCACTGCTGAGATTTTTGGTACAGAGTTACCTCCTGAAATGTGGCTTACTTTTCCTCCTCGTTTAAAATTCGCT GTGTTTACGTGGTATGGAGCTACAATTGAGATGGATGGTACTACTGAAACTGATTATACTGCAGATGag ACTCCTATGGTTAGTTATGTAAATGTCCATGCTGTTTTGGAAGGACGAAGAAATCGCGCTAAAGCCTCCTCCTCTGACTCTTCTCAA GGTCCTAGGGTGATTGTTGTGGGACCTACAGATTCTGGGAAGAGCACCTTGTCCCGGATGCTTGTCAGTTGGGCAGCTAAACAAGGTTGGAAACCTACATTTTTGGACTTGGATATTGGCCAAGGATCAATAACATGTCCTGGATGCATTGCTGCCACCCCTATTGAGTTGCCCATTGATCCAGTGGAAGGCATTTCGCTTGAAATGCCACTTGTTTACTTCTATGGGCACACAACGCCCAG CCAAAATGTGGAGTTGTATAAAGCACTTGTAAAGGAGCTTGCTCAAATATTGGAGAGACAGTTTACTGGAAATGCAGAATCTCGCGCTGCAGGCATGGTGATCAACACCATGGGTTGGATTGAAGGTGTGGGTTATGAG CTGATTCTCCATGCAATTGATACATTTAGTGCCAACGTTGTCTTGGTTTTAGGCCAG GAAAAGCTCTTTAGCATGCTTAGGGATGTGTTAAGGAGCAAGCCCAATGTAGATGTTGTGAAACTTCAGAAGTCAGGTGGTGTTGTATCCAGGAGCTCAAAAGTCCGCCAAAAGAGTAGGAGTTATAGGATCAGG GAATATTTCTATGGCATTTCTAATGATCTCTCTCCGCATTCAAATGTTGCAAATTTTAGTGATTTGTCTGTCTATCGGATTGGCGGTGGGCCACAAGCCCCCAGATCAGCTCTGCCAATTGGTGCTGACCCTGTTGCTGATCCTCTTAGAGTTGCAGCAGTGAATATTGATCGAGATTTGCTCCATGTTGTTCTTGCTGTTTCATATGCTCAAGACCCTGACAAAATTGTTTCAAG TAATGTCGCTGGGTTCATCTATATCACAGACATCGACCTTCAGAG GAGGAAAATAACATATCTTACACCGACAGCAGGGAAGCTCCCAAGTAATAATTTGATCATGGGAACTTTGACATGGCTTGAAACTTGA